ACAAGCGGGATTTCGCGGCTGTACGAACGGCCAAAATTTCCGGTTGATTTTGCGACATAACCTTTCCTTTATTCTGTGATACCATCGCACATAATCTATCACAAATGACACTGAGAAATTTAACATGGACAAAAAAGAAGTCAGACTCGACAAATGGCTTTGGGCCGCGCGTTTTTATAAAACCCGCAGTATCGCCAAAGCAATGATTGAAGGCGGTAAAGTACATTACAACGGACAACGCGCCAAAGTCAGCAAAATTGTCGATGTGGGTGCGGTGCTAAAACTGCGTCAAGGTAATGAGGAAAAGGAAGTGGAAGTATTGGCGCTCAGTGATCAACGACGCGGCGCGCCGGAAGCTCAATTACTTTATCGCGAAACTGAACAAAGCGTAAAAAAACGCGA
Above is a genomic segment from Aggregatibacter sp. HMT-949 containing:
- the hslR gene encoding ribosome-associated heat shock protein Hsp15, coding for MDKKEVRLDKWLWAARFYKTRSIAKAMIEGGKVHYNGQRAKVSKIVDVGAVLKLRQGNEEKEVEVLALSDQRRGAPEAQLLYRETEQSVKKREETAWARKNNMLSMPHPDRRPNKKERRDLLKFKHQE